A genomic stretch from Sphingorhabdus pulchriflava includes:
- a CDS encoding P-II family nitrogen regulator — MKYIIAIIKPHKLDEVREALAGLGVSGMTVTEVKGFGRQKGQTEVYRGAEYTTNMVPKIKIEVACTSESAGAVVEAIQAAAATGSIGDGKIFEIELVAATRIRTGEAGDAAL, encoded by the coding sequence ATGAAATATATCATTGCCATCATCAAGCCGCACAAACTGGACGAGGTGCGTGAAGCACTCGCCGGGCTGGGCGTATCGGGCATGACCGTGACCGAAGTAAAAGGCTTTGGCCGCCAGAAAGGCCAGACCGAAGTCTATCGCGGCGCGGAATACACCACCAACATGGTGCCCAAGATCAAGATCGAGGTCGCCTGCACCAGCGAAAGCGCGGGTGCGGTGGTCGAGGCCATCCAGGCTGCTGCCGCTACCGGGTCGATCGGCGACGGCAAGATCTTCGAGATCGAGCTTGTCGCAGCCACGCGCATCCGCACCGGCGAAGCCGGCGACGCCGCGCTCTAA
- a CDS encoding endonuclease/exonuclease/phosphatase family protein: MPPIKVATYNIRKCVGTDRRRNPERILEVLSEIDADIIALQEADRRFGNRMSAIPYHLLLEQGTYRPVEIGGRPQSIGWHGNALLVKRGIEVRHSEIVPLPTLEPRGAVLAELLLNGAPLRVIGTHLDLSGLWRRRQIRALLARLDGAAHHIPTVLMGDFNQWSDRGALSEFAFHHHRLVKTPPSFHSTRPVARLDRIIVSHDIMVENSGAHISDLSKRASDHLPLWATLKHA; this comes from the coding sequence GTGCCGCCCATTAAGGTCGCAACTTACAATATCCGCAAATGCGTCGGCACTGATCGGCGGCGCAACCCCGAACGCATCCTTGAAGTACTGAGCGAAATCGACGCTGATATCATTGCTCTGCAGGAAGCAGACCGGCGCTTTGGCAACCGGATGAGCGCTATTCCCTATCATCTATTGCTCGAGCAGGGGACATATCGGCCGGTCGAAATTGGCGGCCGCCCGCAAAGCATAGGTTGGCATGGCAATGCCCTGCTGGTGAAACGGGGCATCGAGGTCAGGCATAGCGAGATCGTACCGCTGCCGACACTCGAGCCGCGCGGTGCCGTACTTGCCGAACTGCTGCTGAACGGCGCTCCGCTGCGCGTTATCGGTACGCATCTCGACCTGTCGGGGCTCTGGCGGCGGCGGCAAATCCGCGCGCTGCTGGCCCGGCTGGACGGCGCAGCGCATCACATTCCTACCGTATTGATGGGCGATTTCAACCAATGGTCGGATCGGGGGGCACTAAGCGAGTTTGCATTCCACCACCACCGCTTGGTCAAAACGCCACCCAGTTTCCATAGCACCCGCCCTGTAGCACGGCTCGACCGTATCATTGTCAGCCATGACATCATGGTTGAAAATAGCGGGGCGCATATTTCAGACTTGTCGAAACGGGCATCGGATCACCTGCCCCTTTGGGCGACACTCAAGCATGCCTAA
- a CDS encoding pyridoxamine 5'-phosphate oxidase family protein, which yields MAEFFDALNNKHVEMIGKQPVFFVATAASDGRINLSPKGYDSFRVLSPGQVGYLDLGGSGNETHAHLSVDGRITFMFCNFEQPALILRIYGRGRPVLPQDAEWDELASHFEILPGTRQIILADVDNVQTSCGWGVPFMAFDRERETLKKAHAGMEANAWIAKAQGRTKSIDGIATRPTDRYFGPAD from the coding sequence ATGGCCGAGTTTTTTGATGCACTGAACAACAAGCATGTCGAGATGATTGGCAAGCAGCCGGTCTTCTTTGTGGCAACCGCTGCTTCGGACGGTCGGATCAACCTGTCACCCAAAGGCTATGACAGCTTTCGCGTCCTGTCGCCCGGCCAAGTCGGCTATCTCGACCTCGGCGGCTCGGGAAATGAAACTCACGCGCATCTGTCCGTCGACGGCCGCATCACCTTCATGTTCTGCAATTTCGAACAGCCGGCCCTTATTCTGCGGATCTACGGACGCGGAAGGCCGGTTTTGCCGCAAGACGCCGAATGGGATGAACTCGCCAGCCATTTCGAAATCCTCCCCGGAACACGGCAGATCATCCTTGCTGATGTCGACAATGTGCAGACCAGTTGCGGCTGGGGCGTACCTTTCATGGCCTTTGATCGCGAGCGCGAAACACTGAAGAAAGCGCATGCCGGAATGGAAGCGAACGCCTGGATTGCGAAAGCGCAAGGCAGGACCAAAAGCATCGATGGAATAGCGACCCGGCCGACCGACCGTTATTTCGGGCCTGCTGACTGA